The Amycolatopsis viridis genome window below encodes:
- a CDS encoding ABC transporter ATP-binding protein, which translates to MGTPAVRIRGLRCRFEGEAGPVDALRGVDLDAERGSFLAIMGPSGSGKTTLLHSAAGLRTPTAGSVELNGESLAGLGETKLAELRRRRIGFVFQAFNLLPALTARENVELPLRLDGRRPDPKRTEAMLAGVGLAQRGGHRPDQLSGGQKQRVAVARALITDPEVVFADEPTGALDIRSAREVLSLLRGLADRGQTIIMVTHDPVAASFSDRVLFLADGLIVDRLDRPSAAAVASRMATLVESAERAAMGVS; encoded by the coding sequence CGAGGGAGAGGCGGGGCCGGTCGACGCCCTGCGCGGCGTCGATCTCGACGCCGAACGAGGATCGTTCCTGGCGATCATGGGACCGTCCGGATCGGGCAAGACGACGCTGCTGCACAGCGCGGCCGGGCTGCGCACCCCGACCGCGGGCAGCGTCGAGCTCAACGGCGAGAGCCTGGCCGGGCTCGGCGAGACCAAGCTGGCGGAGTTGCGCCGCCGGCGCATCGGGTTCGTGTTCCAGGCGTTCAACCTGCTCCCGGCGCTGACCGCCAGGGAGAACGTGGAACTGCCGCTGCGGCTGGACGGTCGCCGTCCGGATCCGAAGCGGACCGAGGCGATGCTCGCCGGCGTCGGCCTCGCGCAGCGCGGCGGGCACCGGCCGGACCAGCTCTCCGGCGGGCAGAAGCAACGCGTCGCGGTGGCGCGGGCGCTGATCACCGACCCGGAGGTCGTCTTCGCAGACGAGCCCACCGGGGCGCTGGACATCCGCAGCGCCCGCGAGGTCCTCAGCCTGCTGCGCGGGCTCGCCGACCGGGGCCAGACGATCATCATGGTCACCCACGACCCGGTCGCCGCGTCGTTCTCCGACCGGGTGCTGTTCCTCGCCGACGGCCTGATCGTCGACCGCCTCGACCGGCCGTCCGCGGCGGCGGTGGCGAGCCGGATGGCGACGCTGGTCGAGTCCGCCGAGCGCGCCGCGATGGGGGTGAGCTGA